The Nicotiana tabacum cultivar K326 chromosome 1, ASM71507v2, whole genome shotgun sequence genome segment CTAAACAAGGAACGGTATGAAATCATTTACGTACTCCAAATAAAATGATACATATATTGATATCTCAAATTCAATTTAGTATATAATACTAAAGGAGTCATGGAACTAGTTTCACATGGAACATTAGAACTTTGAGTTGTTCATAAGACCATTGCCAACGTAGAGATGCATCTTTTATCTTACTCATAGAGTGTTGGATTGGACAATCTTGGAGTAGGTATAGCAACCAGAGGTATTTTCTTCTTAAAAACAATCCCAAACTTCTCTTCAAGGTCTAATTTCTCTCCTTCAGGCAACTTCCAGTCGAAAGAATGAATGAGTGAGGCCAGTGAATACATGAACATTCTCTCCGCCATGGCTATCCCCGCACAAATTCTCCTGCCAGAACCAAATGGAAAATAGTTGAAATCATTTCCACTATAGTCCCAATTATTGTCCAAAAATCTCTCCGGAAGGAACTCAGTTGGATTTTCCCAGAGGAAGGGATCTCTCTGTATTGCCCAAACATTTATGAAAACACGAGCTCCTTTAGGAACAGTATATCCTCCGACAGTGACTGTCTCACTAGGACAATGAGGCACCAACAGTGGGAGAGCTGGATGCATGCGCAAGGCTTCTTTCATAACTGCATAGAGATATGGTAAATGCTGAATATGGGACTCTTCCACTATGTTATCTTTGCCCACAACTGTCTCTAGTTCCTGTTGTAATTTCCTCAGTACCTCTGGTTTGTTCATAATTTCAGCCATGGCAAACTCAACCGTGTTGGAGGTTGTCTCAGTTCCACCAACAACCATATCCTGTTCATGGTATTTGTAAAGTTATTATCATGTACAACAAAAGGAACATTCCGTAGAACTACATGTTGGAATTCAGTTCAAGGTTCACTGTCTTAATACACAGTTAAGTCTTTATATGTTGTCTGATACTAATATTTCCGACTCTTTTCTTACTGTACTCTAATAACTAGGTAGCAACCAATAGTTCTGGACATGAATAAATGATTCTTCTTGTATTTGTTTCTTATATGCCACAATAATTCTTCAATAAATTTACAAACCATCTTTCACTTTTATTAGCATTTGATCCACTTATTATGACTAACATCAGTACAATCCAATTTCTCAACCATAATAGGTAAGGATAGACAGTTTAAAAGCAAATGCAAACTTGGAAACCAGCACCCCATCTATTGAAAGTGAATATTCCTATAGTAGAAAAATGTAAGTATGCAACCAACAGTTCAGGACATGAATTTGTGAATTTGATTCTTCTTAAGTTTGTTTCTCATATGCCACAATAATTCTTCTATAAATTTACAATCCCACTTTCTCTTTCATTTGATTTTGATCCTTttattattataactgaaagagtATCTTTCTTAATCAGTACCAATTATTCATCCATAGAGATAAGGTAAGAACGGTTGAAGACAAATGCAATCTTGGCTACTCAATATAATGCAGTACAAGATTTCTTTTTGGTTCATTTGTAAAATCACATTTAGAAGGAAACAACCAACATCACATCTAGTGAAAGTAATAGACTTTTTTCTGTTTTCTCTAATCAGGTCTAATGAAACTGACATACTTTTCCTATATACTCTAGTAGAATATGCACAAATGACAAAAACATACCATGAGTAAGGCTTTGAGTTCAGTCATGGTAAGAGGCATTTTGGCATCTGCTTCATCTTTCAACTTGAGCAAAACTTGCAAAAAATCCTTGCTTTCTTGGCCAGCACCACTTCCGATCCCGCCATTTCTATCCATTTTCTGCCTTTGATCAATCATAGTCTCAAATATCCTATCAAATCTCTTTGCCAACACCTTCATCTTCTTTGTTACACCTTGCAAATCAAACCTAGCCAAGCCCGGATAAAAATCGGACACATTCGGAGTACCTAACAACTCAGTCATCTCAGTCACAACAAGCCTAAACTCTGCACCAAGACTAGATCTTTCCTCTCCCTTTACTGTACCACCCCATAACATACTTGTAATCACATTAAGCACAGTCAAAAACATCTGTTCACCAATATTCACTGCTACACACTTCTGATTATAGAGGTAATTAATTGTCTTTCTAAGCTCTTTTCTTCTTAGTTCATAAACAGAATCTAAAATAGAACCACTAAGCATATCACGAACACAAACTTTTCTCAACATACGCCATTTTGGTCCATAAGGAGTCCAAACTATGTCTTTACCACCATATGTAGCTTCTCTACCAGCAGCAGGCACATCTCTATTAGCAAAAATTGTATCTTGATCCTTAAGAATCTCCCGAGCTAAAGCAGGAGAAGTAATAATAATCCCAACTTTTTTACCAAGCCATAGTCTACAAATGGGGCCATAAATTTGggaaagagaagcaaaatatGTGTGGAGTTCAGGATCAAGAGAATGGAGATTACCTACTAAAGGCAAAGCTTTAGGCCCTGGTGGTAATGGGGGTTGTTCCTTCTTTGACTTATTGATGACAATCCAAACAAACCATAGTAAAGCTATAATTCCAAGAAAATAGGAGAAAAAGACACCATTTTGCTCAATATTTTGTTCCTGTAAATGCCATGGGAAAGAATCAAACAGAGGTTTGAGAAATTTGAGAGACATTATTTTGAGTTaagagggaaaatgaaaaatggCAGAACCAATGTGATGGGAAGTTCAATGCTTTTACGCCACTTAAAAGAAAATGGTATTTCCTAAAGGAATGTGATATTTTGGATCAAGACTAAAAACAAATTAGGCAGATTTTTAAAGATGAAAATGAACATTGAATATATACATTACTGCCCCTCCCATACTGTTATCTCTAAggaaaaaacaataaaataatattgttggtcccttaggggtcgtttggttggaaggAAATTATTCCGGAATTAATTATTCCGGGATTAGTTATTCCAGCCTCCCAATTATCCCGGAATTAGTTATACTGTAATTTTTCACTAACCAAATATAAAATAAACTGATCTCAAGTTTAATTTCgggattaattatcccttatccATCGTACCAAACGAGCTCTTAgttatttcttctttcaaagtGGAAACCATTGTTCCCTTCTTTTTTCTTGTTcgggaaaaaacaaaaaagataacTTGTTACGTATGTACCTAGAGTGATTTCTCATAGGTTACTCAACTAATGAAAATTGTGCATGAAAATTAGTACTTTATTTTGTAAAAAAGTCACTCAATTAAGGAAAATTAGTGCAAAAAAGTCACAATTTGTTTTGTAATTACTCTATCTTTGTTATTTTAGCTACAATATCACCTACATATTCAAGTGATAATTTTTAGTGACTTTAGTTGAtgtagtagtttttttttttaaagccaaaggtttaaaaaataaaagccaCCAATTATAAACATTTTATTAACCCACTTCAATAACT includes the following:
- the LOC107803627 gene encoding flavonoid 3'-monooxygenase CYP75B137-like — protein: MSLKFLKPLFDSFPWHLQEQNIEQNGVFFSYFLGIIALLWFVWIVINKSKKEQPPLPPGPKALPLVGNLHSLDPELHTYFASLSQIYGPICRLWLGKKVGIIITSPALAREILKDQDTIFANRDVPAAGREATYGGKDIVWTPYGPKWRMLRKVCVRDMLSGSILDSVYELRRKELRKTINYLYNQKCVAVNIGEQMFLTVLNVITSMLWGGTVKGEERSSLGAEFRLVVTEMTELLGTPNVSDFYPGLARFDLQGVTKKMKVLAKRFDRIFETMIDQRQKMDRNGGIGSGAGQESKDFLQVLLKLKDEADAKMPLTMTELKALLMDMVVGGTETTSNTVEFAMAEIMNKPEVLRKLQQELETVVGKDNIVEESHIQHLPYLYAVMKEALRMHPALPLLVPHCPSETVTVGGYTVPKGARVFINVWAIQRDPFLWENPTEFLPERFLDNNWDYSGNDFNYFPFGSGRRICAGIAMAERMFMYSLASLIHSFDWKLPEGEKLDLEEKFGIVFKKKIPLVAIPTPRLSNPTLYE